Part of the Pelmatolapia mariae isolate MD_Pm_ZW linkage group LG3_W, Pm_UMD_F_2, whole genome shotgun sequence genome is shown below.
TTAGGAATTTTTTTTCTGACCACTTCTTTGTGCTTTACTTTCTACATTTTCAGAGATTGGCAGTGAGGTGCATTCCAGCTTATCTGTTACTTTTTGTTCTAGGTTTTAGATGTTTGAAATGAGTTAGTATTTCATGTTGCTGCATGAATATTAGTATATCCCTCACCATGACTTATTACACTCAAAGAGATGAAGGAGACAAATAGTAAAGGCTACAGTGGTTCACAATACTATGGTacaaagtacaagaattcaaacaaacagagattctacttacagagcagacacagcacagatgtttacATCGTGAAACAGATGCTTCCATCGTGCTGATATACCAGCAAACTTgacaacaaaggtttttcagactacatgtagctgtcctctatgtcagctaacacatttacattcatgtcacacttatttctgctttcccatttttaacattattacttacattttgattggataccttgagtttgtaaatgatgtgattacataattggaatacaatgtatccaattcaaggtcgcgggaggatgaagcctatcccagttgatacaggacaaagacaggctGTCAGTTTATCGCAGGGCTAAGACAATACGTGTAACAGAAAATCcacttaaatgtttgatatttctaataataatcataattatgactattatttgaaatattatttaaaggtttctttataaatacatttcaattttttttataacccctagaatataaacctgagctgtttcagattctgacctctgacctcagtgacCAGGCTGTGTCCTCACTGCAGCTCCCTCTTGGAAGTACGTCTGCTTCTTGTCTTCCCCCAGTGATGACCGCCTGCCCTTAATATCACGTACTGTACCTGaggaacaaaaaaggacaaacacttGCCTTCATTTAAGAAGAGGTAATCTATGGAAACACACTTGTTCACCCTTTGGGAGGAATCAGTTcctgtgaaacatttctgtaaatcaacatcgtggagaatgaaatgagttcttcaggtgactcagcagacccacactgacaaatgaaacttctgtggaagaagaatctggatttttttgatttccaatccagttaaactattaaggatgaagcaacagtgctcatctttgctcttctgaaatctgtgttaaacaacaacaaacataaagtagtaacaaaaatacagctgagTAGAAGCTTTACACACCACGAGCAGCCATAATGCTAAATTTTAATCTTCAAATGTCAAAAGTCCCACAGTcaatgcagcctgactcaatcctagatgttcagcacacacagagacacagagggactgtttaaagtttagtgttaacctgagtcactgatcatttacagtattacagagtctggcagtctttgcatgatgtccacgtcactgtaagtttctagctgactctcaggtgtgacaggtgtgccagcaggaaagagtaataagatcctgcatcctgaggtttgtcatgcaggattaaacgagccaggctttgttcacacagctaggattgtattttacactgaccctgggtcaactttaaaaaaaatctgatggtgttgacaaaAACTCTGGACACAATTTTAATCACTTAAAAATATTGTAGCGGGCCAGGGCTGTTCGGGGATTTGTTGTTGACATTtatgttctgttttgcagttctgtttgtttatgttgccatggttacaggttACGCTccctctgcgactgtgtgtttccgggtgagagagcgccattttgtatgttgttgttgttgttgctctgCTTTTGCCGCGCTGAGCAGTTGGCTAGCGGCAGTGTTCCTCTGGCAGTTAATATAAACGGCTGTGCTTCCTCGGTAGCTCGCCGAAAGCAAGACCGAACgaaacctctgtctcctccttgtctgagctcgccacattcgtgtcagaagtgggattgCTCACCCTCGCCATAATGGAGAGAGACATTCGGAGGCTAGAGCAAGCTATCGAGGAGAACATTACCCACTTGGGAAGCTGGCGATTGAAGAGAGAGGACGTGAGCGGCGATGTAAGTCCCCCGACGGGTCCCAATGGCGCGAGCGCGCCGCCGCGACCGACGCTAGGGCAATGCTTGATGGGCTGCCTCTGTCGGCCGACACACCGGGCCCCCGACAGCGAGCAGTGATGCCTGCAACGCCAGCTAAGGTACCGAAATATAACGGGCTAACCCCGCTAGAGCCCTACCTCTCACAAGTACGGCTAGCCGCAAGACATAATGGCTGGAGCGACGAAGAGGCTGCTACACACCTAGCGCTAGCATTggaaggagatgcactgcaggtACTCCTTGACCTAGCCCCGTCAGAGCAGCATGAGCTCCAGGCCCTCACCATAGCACTCGAGAGGCGATTTGGGCAGCGGCACTCCACTGATCAGAGCAGGGAGCAGCTGACCAACCGGAGCGGTAGGCCGGGGGAGAGCTTGGGCACCTTTGCAGCGGATGTGTTGCTGTATGCTCGTCGTGGCTACCCAGAGTTCCCAGCAGCAGCCCGTGAGGAGCTTAGCCTGCATGCTTTCCTGCGAGGACTTATTCCAGAGCGACTGCGCCAACACGTCCGCCTGGCCATGCCTCAGACTCTCCGTGAGGCGCTCCTTGAGGCTGAAAGGGCTGAGCTGGTGCTCGCCTCGCTACCTAACCAGCAGGTGCCCCCCCCAAACTATCCTCAAATCAGAGCCGCGGACTGCGACGGGGAGGGGGCGGTCGCGGAGAtacgccagctgcagccctcGGTGCCCCGGAGGCGTCCTCGTCGTCCCACCGACCGCTGTTACCAGTGCGATGAGCCTGGCCACGTGGCGTGTGACTGCCCAGCACCTGCCCCGACAGCCAGAACTACGCAGcctcagggaaacggggtgggaTCGGTGTAGTGAGGGGACCACCGCCCCAGCTTCCTGTCCCCCTCCAAGGACGATGCACGGTGGTGGGCCGGGTTGGGCACCTCAAGGGACTCTACCTGAGCTGCTGTGTTGAGGACCAGCCATGCCGGGCCCTGGTGGACACGGGGTCTACCATTTCCCTAATACGACCTGGCGTGCTCCCTGGAACGTCCGGGTCGTTGGTGAAGGGTTGGTCGCCCACCGACACCCAGCTGATGACAGTGACGGGGGAGAGAACTGATATGCGGGGGAAGAAACCGTTGCAGATCCGAGTGAAGGATCTGGAGCTGGTGCACGACTTCTGGCTTGCTGACATTCAAGACCAGTGCATCATCGGCCTTGATCTGCTGACCCGCTGGGGGGCCTGCGTCGACACTGCAAAGTGGGCTATCACTCTTGGCACAGAGACTCTCGCCCTCCAGTGCGGTCAAAAGCAGGGAGCGGAGGGGACCAGAGTTAGACGAGACAGGCGTCGGGCAGCTGCCGCTCAGCAGATTTCGGGCGCCGGTGGCTCATCTCCACTCACCTCAGCCCCGGCCTCTCAGCCCAACAAATCTCCCTCGACCGAGACAACCAAGGCTGTTGGTGACCTGTGGCAGCGCAGCAGCGTAGGTCTCAACGTTGATCAGCGCCAGCGGTTGAGGTGCCTCTTGGACGAGAATGTGGACATCTTTGCCGCCAGTAACAAACAGaactgcaaaacagaacataaatgtcaacaacaaatccccgaacagccctggcccgctacaatatgtaaaaataaattttcaatTGCATATTTTGATATTATATAAGGTATTGACTTAAATACTTAGTGACAAGAGTCATGatatttaattttacattacttttaattttttttctgtattttaatattatcacaCCTGCTTCTGGGCAATGGATTTTTAAGGTACTCTTAATGTATtgtaccatttaaaataaaaatatatatgtataacaaATGCAAAATCATACTTTTGTTGTATAAACATTGCCTTGGTTTGTCTTTTAGTAAGTTGGGTTAACACTTCTATGCATATTTTTAACCCCAAAATTGGGTTTTATCTAGCGGACATGTTTTGTCCCTCATCCCAAAAATCACTGATTGATGTCTGAGGGTATCTGCCACCAGCAGGGGGAGtcgtgaggggagataggcctccataccttggagggcctgagatgtccctagagaggtggggTCTaatacccgacctgacatatagacacatacaaacaggcacacacagatctGAACATCCATGGACACATGTGCAAATTGTCAGTGCTCACctaacgtggagacagacataaatagacactgtctgtgaaggttctcagtcatcctggtcatcgtagtcaaaggaatttgcaaagaaaagcgtctggacttctttgagttgcttgaagacgtttcacctctcatccgagaagcttcttcagttctaaggtcaaatggccgagagtcccagatttaaacccagtgggagtatccccccaaagagggacaaaggaccccctggtgatcctctaatcacatgagccaaggtgtgaaagagGGTGTGgtacctaatcagccagggtttcgggtgagctcattgtgaaacctggccccaccttgtcatgtgaattcctgaggtcagatggcccaggatgtgagtgggcgttaaggcgtctggggagggaactcaaaactggattatagatggcagacagttggtgtcgtaaaccaccgcctctgttcaaagatggtcgctcacagtggacatagatggcctctttcactcctctttcaaaccatctgtcctctctgtccaaaatgtgaacattggcatcctcgaaagagtgtcctttatccttaagatgcagatggactgctgagtcttgtcctgtggaggtggctcttctatgttgtgccatgcgcttgtgaagtggctgtttggtctctccaatgtagaggtctgggcattcctcgctgcactgtacagcatacaccacgttgttaagtctgtgttttggagttttgtctttcgggtgaaccagtttctgtctgagtgtgttgctgggtctgaagtacactgggatgtcgtgcttggagaaaactctcctgagtttctctgatacaccggctacataggggatgacaacgttgttgcgtctctctttcttatcctccctcgctggtgtctgatcttcttttctgtgcctctttgctgactttatgaacgcccagttaggataaccacatgttttgagggcttcctttacgtgtgtgtgttccttcttttttccctcaggcttagagggaacatgttctgcccggtggtgtagggtcctaattactccaagtttgtgttccagagggtgatgggagtcaaagaggaggtactggtccgtgtgtgtgggcttccggtaaacttcgatgttgaggttgccattctcttcaatgtgcacggcgcagtccaggaaaggcaaacagttatcctttgtgtcttccctggtgaacttgatgtttttatccacagcgttaatgtgcgcagtgaaggattccacttcttgtgtcttgattttgacccaggtgtcatctacatatctgtaccagtggctgggtgctcttcctttgaaagaggcaagagccttcctttccacttcctccatgtaaaggttggctacaataggtgacacgggggagcccatggcacagccatgtttttgtctgtagaagccttcgttgtatttgaagtatgtggtggtgaggcagaggtctaacagtgtgcaaatctgatcgggtgtgaagttggtcctgtcttccaaggagctgtcttcttgtagtcgttttctgacagtctccactgcctccgtggtgggtatgcaagtgaagagtgagactacatcaaaggacaccatggtttcatctggatccagggtaagtttctggaccttgtcggtgaagtcggtggagttcttgatgtggtgtggggtgttccccacgagaggtgcaaggatggtagcaaggtgtttcgcaatgttgTAAGtagctgagtttatgctactgactatgggtctgagtgggaccccttccttgtggattttaggaagtccataaatgcagggtatggcatcccctggataaaggcggtgatatgtaatgcggtcaatggtagacactgtacacacaatcctGGTGACACCTGCACCCCAAGGCCTTGGGTGTGttggtgattgtggtggagcgggaagagcgAGGCAGCtggggatggggagggaaggaaggggcCAGTTCTCCTGCTGACTCCAGTAGGCACCCCGACATTCTGGAACTCACCAGGGCAAGGAGGCTGTATctagactaatgtgatctattagataatttctatattggttaaaattaacattatttttatttttccagttcatgaggactgttttcttggcaatgcatagggcagtgaaaaccatatgggttatattcttttctgtagtcACATGATCTAAGTTGACCAACAAGCATTCTATAGGGGAAGTTGGAACGTTACATGTGAATGAACTgctggacagaaccaaagagcatGCATGTAATTGTCCGGTGTATAggcttgacagtgtgagcagttttTGGAGGACATAAAGCCCATCTTAAACCGATGAATGGCGGCCGGGAACAGCGTTTTCGAGCCAGAGAGTGTTTTTACTGAGCAGGAAGCGCCCGATTCGGCCGCCGGTAAGTTCGGGGTTACATGTGGGCTGTATTTTTAAAGCAGATAAACCCCATCTTTTGCTGACCCTTTTCTTGACAACTAGTGCTAAGGCTCATTCATTTCATGCTCTCATGGATTCTGAAGCAGAGCAAAATTTAATGCACACTGAGGTAGCTAAATCATTGAATCTGCCTCTCACTCAGCTCTAGCCTCCCATTCCAGACACTGCTTTAAATAATGAGGTATTCACCATGATTACTCACCAGACCGCTCCTGTCAAATTAGCCACGTCAGGCAATCATCAGGAAAATATAACCCTTTTTACCACTTCTTACCTCGACGTGCCAGTAATCCTCGGTTTCCCGTGGTTGCAAAAGCAAATCCACACATTGATTGGACAGTGAAGAGAGTGGCAAGTTGGAGTTTGTTTTGCCTTGCCAACTGCATTAAATCCGCCTTACCCTCGTAGGCCTCTAATTCTCCTCCACCGGTTGTTTCTTCCCCTGATCTTACTACCGTTCCTCCTTAATGTCATGATCTACAGGAGGTGTTTAGTAAAGATAGAGCTCAGTCACTGCCCCCTCATTGACCTTATGATTGCACCATTGACCTCCTTCCTGGTGCTCCGTTGCCCACCAGCTGCCTCTATAACCTGTCTCATCCTGAGAGGGAGGCTATGGAGAAGTACATCCGGGAATTACTTGTGGCCCTCATCATTCGCTCCCGCGGTTGGCTGTAATCCACTGGATCCACATGGCGAGGTTTACTTGCCACCCGGGAGTGAGTAGAACTACAGAATTAATAAAGAGGTATTTCTGGTGGAATTCAATTGGCACCCACCTGGCTTACTTCACCCGCCGAGCACCCCACATAGACCCTGGTCTCACATTGCTTTGGATTTTGTCACCAGCATCCCAGCTTCCTCTGGGAAGACAGTATTCCTTTCTATAATCGATCGGTTCTCCAAAGCGGCCCATTTCATTGCCCTAGAAAAGTTACCAACAACTACTGAGACTACCCAAATTCTTACCGACCATGTGTTCCAACTTCATTTAGAGCACTAAATGGCCAggccccagattatttatccaagcttcttataaaatacactgctgctcgtcatctccgctcacagactcaAAGTCTCTTAGTTGTTCCCCGTACACgactgaagacaaaaggggacagagcctttcagtctgtggcaccaaggctgtggaacaatTTACCACTACAGTTACGTTTGCTTGACTCTGTggattgttttaaaaaacagttaaaaacttttctgtttaaacaagccttttgttgatctcttcatattttatattttttacattatttacatttgatcttttatattgtgtacattgtctattgattttattgtttatcttaatatttatgtacagcgctttgtgattGTCTATCTgcgaaaagcgcttaataaataaagtttacttacttacttacttacttcaTGGCATACCCTCAGAATTTGTTTGTGACAGAGGGACCCAATTCACTTCCCAAGTGTGGAGAACCTTCTGTTTGGCCCTAGGTGCCAAAATAAACCTTAGTTTCGGCTTTCATCTTCAATTCAATGGTCAAAATGAACGGTTGAACCAGGAATTAGAATCCACTCTCCGCTGCATAACTTCACAGAATCCCGCTATCTGGTCCACTCAATTACCTTGGGTGGAATACGCCCATAATTCTCTTACATCCTGAGCGACAGGTTTGTCACCCTTTGAAGCCTCTCTCGGTTACTAGAGAATGAGATGGAGCCGTTCCATCTGTCCAGCACCACCTTCGGCGCTGCTTAAGTTGATTTTCCCTTCAATAAAATGTACAATAATTGTGTATAATTGTATAAATGTATTGTGTATAATTGTACATAGTTCGAGCATTCCTATTTCCAGTCTGTAACACCCATTTTAAGTCACACcctgtagcttttttttttttttttttatcttttattgatCTTTCACATAAATGATTTGAAGTTCAAACTTTGATGCCATGTGTTCTATGTTGTACTTTAACATGAGTTTCATTAACTCTATAACATCCATATAAATATATCCAATAACATATTAATATACTTTCCTTCATGTTTCATTCAGTTTACACATTTTACTTCAATATGATTTATTAACTCAATCTTACATGAGAATCATAACTCTTTGTGATTCCAATTTGATCTCTTTTTAACTCATGAATACGTTTTTCTCTTCATAACTCTGTAGTTCAATTACAATATCTTCCATATAACTTCTTTTTAAAACGTATATGTTAAAGTCAGACATTCTATAAGATTAGTGTCTTCCCATCCTTCTCCCACGCAGCCTCCAAGCACAATCATCTTTAGCACAAACAACTTCATAAAGAATTTCAGTGAGAGGCGTgttattaaaatcattttattacTCAGGTTATATTTTCTTATTCATTATGTTGGTTAAACCTATACTTGATTGTATTTTGATTAGAATTATTCATGATTAACTGCTGGCAAAGTCACATATAAACTATGATTCTGTGTTCATTCAGTCACAAAAAAATTAGTATAATTTCTCTTATTCAGTCACATTTCTTAACTTCCACATTCCTGCAGCCAgcctcacattttttaaaatgttttttaaaaagcaaagaaaaaaaaagtccacaaAATGGTTAGGTATGATAAATGGGATCATTTGTCATGACAATGCAGTCACTGGCCACTTAAGCCCTCTCTCCCCTTATCCTAATGCACACAAATGTAGGCATTCCAATAATTTCTATTACTCAAAATACATTTCTCATTGATCATATAaattgcatttatatttgagttttaaattagaattaaaaaatatttactatTAGCAGAATTACATATAGATAGACTGTTTTAACACTCTGTGTCACTTTACCCATAAAAAGGATGGATGTTAAGtccttttatttcacttttggATGGAAATGAGCCAGGGGATTTCAATCTCTTTCACAATAAACAGTATCATTTACAGTGTACATAATGTTTTCTGGGTCTATCTTTGGTCTCAAAACATGAAATCCAAAAGGCAAAGCATAAAACATGGTCCTTAAGGAACTAAAGGTAAGACAGCACTGTTTGTACATATGAAGGTAATAAGGGGGACTGGACGGGAATTCTTGAAAGTAGAGCATCAATAAATGTACACTTACAATACTACACAATAACATTTAGTGTAATGGAaataaacataacaaacaacatAGGTGTACACAGCACGTTCTTTGCGCAGTTCCAATACTGAACCAGTTCCCACAGAATTCTGTTAAGATGTCCAGATTAACAGAAATAAACAGCCTGATACAAAAGATGCAACAACTGTGCCATTGTAGGGGTGGGATCATTATGTAACCCTCCTGTTCAAATGGTATTAACCCATACTTGATAATTATATGTTATATGGCATTCATATGCTAAGAAAACTGACAACTGTTAGGCTTTAACTTAGACAACTTGCAGCTGTTGACTGTATTTGTGGTGTTGGTGCcttttttgaacattttaaataaaatattattaaaataaaataatatgacTCTGTGCAGTTAATTGTACCAACAGACCATGTAATTTAGtgaaattatttaatttcaaattaggACTTGTCTAAACTTATCTTCCCTCTTTAGGACAGATTGAAAGTTGGCCAAGTTGTATCTATGACAGTGATATTACCTGATGTTACAAGAGATtgtaaaaaagacaaagaaaacaattcaTGGGTTTAAGTTTTGTTATGTGTTGCATTCTTCCAGGCTTAAAATAGCTCTCTTTTTTGACttagcagttttatttatgagACGAAGCAGGACTGTTTCTCCTCTGAAGTCCAAAGTTTTTCTTTCAACTCACTCATCTCTTTATAatgttttttctgcatttcatccatttcttCTCTGATACTGTCTTCATCTTGCATCCCACATTCCTTTCTCAATTCATCCATTTCCTTTTCGTGTTTGGTGTATAGTGCAtccattttttctctctgatttgTTTCACTTTCAGCTAGAAGCTCTTGTTTAAATTCCTTCAGTTTTTTGTCATGTTCTTTTTGTAAGTTATAGAattcttccttctttctttgttgttgttggtctaAGAGTTTTTGTTTCATATCTGACATTTCTTGTTCATGTTTGATGGACagcctgtttctttgtgttttctgttcctctttgtttttagtTCCTAGGTTTGCtttcaaatgtttgatttcctctttttgtttcttctgtaGTTTACCaattttttccttctcttcttcttggttctcttttgaaagttttttttcataCTTTTCCACCTCTGTTCTATACGATTTCTgtagtttttttagtttttccttgttttctttcttttgagtcAGGAGTATCACTATTAACTCAGCCATTTCCCCTTTATGTTTACCCAGCAGGTCATCCATCTCTTCCTTTAGACTATTTTCTTTGTGTTCTGACAGATTCTTTAATCTTCCATAttccttcttcttttccagCATGTCAGTCTCATATTGCTCCTTCAGACTCTTCACCTcttcaatgtgttttaaaatcagTGCTGCAAAGTCattctcctgtttttctttgaaaTCATTGAATTCTTCAGCTTTTTTTCTGGCCTCTTCTTTAAACTTCTCCTGCATGTTCTCAATTTGTTTCTGATAGTTCTCCTCCAAGTCTTTAAGCTTCCCTTCCTGttctcttttcattttatcttctttttcctttctttctagttcaattttttctttttcttgtttgtaaTTTTGTTGGAGCtcgctgattttcttttctttctgttcatCTTCTTGTTTAcgtttttctttcagttcttttctttccttctcccaAGTTTCTTGTTGCACTCTTATTTTTTCTCTGTACACTTCACGATCTCTATAAATTGTTTCCCTAGATTCTGACTCTGATTTTAGTCTTTTTTCCAGTTCTTGCATTTTTTGTTGCCACTCCTGTCTTTGAAGTTgttccttttctgttttcttcctgTCTTCTTCGTCTCTAATTTCTtgttctttcttcctctcttcagaCTGAATGCGGATGCTGTCCTGCAGTTTTTTGAGTTGTTCGTCTCTCAGCTTTATTTCCTGATCAAtttctgctttctgttcttCCATTCTTTTTTTCATGGACTGGATTCTTTCCTCATATGTACTTTGAAGCTTTTCCTGCTGTCTCTTCATCTCTTCTTCCTTATCCTTGAGAATCCTCTGCATCTCCTTCTTTATTGCTGCTTCAGCGTCTTGCAGCATCGCATTGGTGAAGCAGCTTCCTCCATTTTTCTTCACCATGTTGTCAATTTTTGTGATCAGCTCATTCACTTGTGAGTG
Proteins encoded:
- the LOC134623859 gene encoding trichohyalin-like produces the protein MEKSLRCISLCDPEGVHAFILILPVGPLSDEDKGELETIQKTFSSKVDDFTMILFTVDSDPTAPAVVKFLMEDKQIHDLCESCGGRFVVLNMKDKKNVLSSVEKITQKKGKLCSYTTETFTYAQIEKIIEKEKQIADLEGELNDLKTKTTVSYDEEIKSPDCLRIVLIGKTGCGKSTSGNTILGRKEFTSETCSTSVTKFCQKAHSEIDGRPVVVVDTPGLFDSSLTYEEVNDEITKCISLLAPGPHVFLLVIQIGRFTPEEKATLELIKKVFGKNSEKFTIVLFTRGDSLEHEELTIEDYTQKKCDHSLKKLISDCGGRYHVFNNYNKQSHSQVNELITKIDNMVKKNGGSCFTNAMLQDAEAAIKKEMQRILKDKEEEMKRQQEKLQSTYEERIQSMKKRMEEQKAEIDQEIKLRDEQLKKLQDSIRIQSEERKKEQEIRDEEDRKKTEKEQLQRQEWQQKMQELEKRLKSESESRETIYRDREVYREKIRVQQETWEKERKELKEKRKQEDEQKEKKISELQQNYKQEKEKIELERKEKEDKMKREQEGKLKDLEENYQKQIENMQEKFKEEARKKAEEFNDFKEKQENDFAALILKHIEEVKSLKEQYETDMLEKKKEYGRLKNLSEHKENSLKEEMDDLLGKHKGEMAELIVILLTQKKENKEKLKKLQKSYRTEVEKYEKKLSKENQEEEKEKIGKLQKKQKEEIKHLKANLGTKNKEEQKTQRNRLSIKHEQEMSDMKQKLLDQQQQRKKEEFYNLQKEHDKKLKEFKQELLAESETNQREKMDALYTKHEKEMDELRKECGMQDEDSIREEMDEMQKKHYKEMSELKEKLWTSEEKQSCFVS